AACGATCCCGCCAACCAGATTATCGAGGGCGAGCCGCTCACCGAGCGCCAAGTGGCGGCGGTCCGGATGAAGAGCAGCGAGGATATCGAGCTGGCGGCGGAATACGTCGAGAAGGGCGGCGACTACCGGCGGGCGATCGACATTCTCCAGGTCGCGCTCCAGCTGGATCCGGACAACGCCGACGTGCAGGTGGCTCTGGAGGAAGCTCAAGCCAATCGCTATATGTCGGAGGAGCGTTTCGCCCTGGCCAAGAAGGGCATGACTCAAGACGAGATTCGAGAGACTCTGGGTCAGGTCAACTTGAGAAACATCAGGGACTACCCCGAAAAGAAGGTCGTGGCCTGGTTCTACGCGACCGCCGAGGGAGGCGCGGCCGCCGGCGTGTACTTCAACGAGGACAAGCGGTCGGGCGAGATGAAGGTCTACCAGCTCAAGTACGACGCCGTTGGCGGCCCCGAGGACGGCTAGCCGGTCCTTGACTAAATCGCCGGCATCGGCGACACTCTCACGCCCGGCCTAAGCCGAGGAGATCCCTGTCCTCGAGGACTCGGATCGACGGGAGGTGATATCGATTGCCAGCGGTTCAAGTACGAGACGAAGAGAGCTTCGAGAACGCGCTCAGGCGCTTCAAGCGCAAGTGCGAGAAATCGGGCATCCTGACCGAGCTCAAGAAGCGACAGTACTTCGAAAAGCCTTCGGTCAAGAGAAAGCGGAAGGCGATGCAAGCCCGCAAGAAGGAGCTCCGCAGAATGGCCGAGGAGCGGCGCCTGGGGCTGCGCTAGTCGGAGCCGTCCGGCGACCCAAGATCGAGGCGGGGACGCGTACCCCGCCTTTTTTTGTTGACCCAGCGTCATGCGAGTTTCCGGGGCCAGCCTAGAAGCACTAGAGTTCGCGTCTCTGAGAAGGGTGGCGGCCGAGTTCGCGGCCAACGACCTGGGTCGTTTGCAACTGGAGTCGTCGTCGCCGTTCGAACAGGCGAGCGAGCTTCGCCGATCGCTTGCCATGACCGCCGAGGTCGAGCACCTCCTGGAAGACGGGCCCCTGGTGACCGGATTCGA
The sequence above is a segment of the bacterium genome. Coding sequences within it:
- the rpsU gene encoding 30S ribosomal protein S21, with protein sequence MPAVQVRDEESFENALRRFKRKCEKSGILTELKKRQYFEKPSVKRKRKAMQARKKELRRMAEERRLGLR